In Spirochaetaceae bacterium, a single window of DNA contains:
- the truB gene encoding tRNA pseudouridine(55) synthase TruB codes for MTPAPDGLVLLDKPQGITSFQCLGRIKRVLGTRRVGHVGTLDPFASGLLGAVTGRATRLAGLLSGLDKVYLATVRFGRETDTLDPEGAVVARAPVPDWDAIRRVLPALTGRLRQRPPAYSAIRIAGRRAYTMARRGEAPVLPLRDVTVTAAEPSDWQPPELTVKLTCSAGTYVRSWARDLGSAAGSCAYVVQLRRLSIGPFSIADAVAPCDFVHDHLQPPAAFLRRLPRVSTVRVKPRYRRSVVHGQPVAGLFFASDPDADADHCAVLDDDDCLLAVLRRRPAGGPARPASAGEHASDAADGPLGWSYAGVFCDH; via the coding sequence GTGACACCGGCCCCGGACGGACTGGTGCTGCTGGACAAGCCGCAAGGGATCACCAGCTTCCAGTGCCTCGGCCGGATCAAGCGGGTGCTCGGAACGCGCCGCGTCGGACATGTCGGTACACTTGATCCGTTCGCCAGCGGCCTGCTCGGCGCCGTTACCGGACGTGCCACCCGTCTTGCCGGCCTGCTGAGTGGACTCGACAAGGTCTACCTGGCCACCGTCCGATTCGGCCGTGAAACCGACACGCTCGATCCCGAGGGTGCGGTGGTCGCTCGGGCTCCGGTACCGGACTGGGACGCCATCCGGCGGGTACTGCCGGCACTGACCGGCCGCTTGCGCCAGCGGCCACCCGCCTATTCCGCAATCCGGATAGCCGGCCGGCGCGCCTACACGATGGCACGGCGCGGCGAGGCTCCCGTCCTCCCGTTGCGCGACGTTACCGTGACGGCCGCCGAGCCGAGCGACTGGCAGCCGCCCGAGCTGACCGTGAAGCTGACGTGCAGTGCCGGGACGTACGTTCGTTCCTGGGCGCGCGACCTCGGCTCGGCTGCCGGATCGTGCGCCTACGTCGTGCAGTTGCGCCGCTTGTCGATCGGGCCATTCAGCATCGCCGACGCGGTGGCGCCGTGCGACTTTGTGCACGACCATCTGCAGCCTCCGGCGGCATTCCTGCGCCGCCTGCCGCGCGTGAGCACGGTTCGCGTCAAGCCACGGTATCGCCGCTCCGTAGTGCACGGTCAGCCGGTGGCCGGCCTCTTTTTCGCGAGCGATCCGGACGCGGACGCGGACCACTGCGCGGTCCTCGATGACGACGACTGCTTGCTTGCCGTGTTGCGCCGGCGCCCCGCCGGCGGCCCCGCCCGGCCGGCGTCCGCCGGCGAACACGCGTCCGACGCCGCCGACGGCCCCTTGGGCTGGAGTTACGCGGGTGTGTTCTGTGATCATTAG
- the rpsO gene encoding 30S ribosomal protein S15 has translation MALDPQEVSNIITRFGADDKEPGRDTGRTEVQIALLTRRIQQLTEHFRDHRKDHASRRGLLKMVGKRRRLLRYLRNGSPERYRATLAALGLRR, from the coding sequence TTGGCTCTCGATCCCCAGGAAGTTAGCAACATCATCACCAGGTTCGGCGCCGACGACAAGGAGCCCGGTCGCGACACCGGGCGTACCGAGGTGCAGATCGCACTGCTGACCAGACGGATTCAGCAGTTGACCGAGCACTTTCGCGATCATCGGAAGGACCATGCGTCGCGGCGCGGTCTGTTGAAGATGGTCGGCAAGCGCCGTCGGCTGCTGCGCTATCTGCGCAACGGCAGCCCGGAGCGCTACCGCGCCACTCTGGCCGCGCTCGGACTGCGCCGCTGA
- a CDS encoding FAD synthetase family protein: MITTTWSALTAGSAPISGPAALTIGAFDGIHLGHRRILRELRSRAERLRRDHATAPGCVVLTFREHPRAVLTGRHPGVLTTQRQRQAQFAALGVTCLVMIDFSAGFSRLTGREFVEALRSGMSLQTLVVGEDFRCGRGRDTDVEELQRLLAPAGVRVVAVPPVIAGAAAVSSTRIRAAVRDGDFAVTRDLMGRPFEVDLHTACGKIALSDSGHPGARSFAVAVDRIEQVLPKPGSYVVSAVFPERDPVTTVVTVTTDQICGTLPERMREVPAELRFHRRLERRMPGVSPTAYIQEK, translated from the coding sequence ATGATCACCACTACCTGGTCAGCGCTGACCGCCGGCAGCGCGCCGATCAGCGGTCCGGCCGCGCTCACGATCGGCGCGTTCGATGGTATTCATCTCGGCCACCGCCGGATTCTGCGCGAACTCCGGTCGCGGGCCGAGCGGCTTCGCCGCGACCACGCGACCGCGCCCGGCTGCGTGGTGCTGACGTTCCGGGAGCATCCGCGCGCCGTGCTGACCGGTCGCCATCCGGGAGTCCTGACCACTCAGCGTCAGCGCCAGGCGCAGTTTGCCGCGCTTGGCGTTACCTGTCTGGTCATGATTGACTTTTCCGCCGGTTTTAGTAGACTAACGGGGCGGGAGTTTGTCGAGGCGTTACGCAGCGGCATGTCTCTCCAGACTTTGGTGGTCGGTGAAGACTTCCGTTGCGGCCGCGGACGCGACACCGACGTGGAGGAATTGCAGCGGTTGCTGGCTCCCGCCGGGGTCCGCGTGGTAGCAGTTCCCCCGGTTATCGCGGGCGCTGCCGCGGTAAGCAGCACCAGGATACGCGCTGCTGTGCGGGACGGAGACTTCGCAGTGACCCGAGACTTGATGGGCCGTCCGTTCGAGGTTGATCTGCACACTGCTTGCGGCAAGATTGCACTTTCCGATTCCGGTCATCCCGGCGCACGCAGTTTCGCCGTTGCGGTGGACCGTATTGAGCAGGTTCTGCCGAAGCCGGGCTCCTATGTTGTTTCTGCCGTGTTCCCGGAGCGAGACCCGGTGACCACGGTCGTCACAGTCACGACCGATCAGATTTGCGGTACGTTGCCGGAACGGATGCGCGAGGTTCCGGCGGAACTGCGCTTTCACCGGCGCTTGGAACGGCGTATGCCCGGTGTCTCCCCGACAGCATACATACAGGAGAAGTAA
- the infB gene encoding translation initiation factor IF-2 → MSDEKNTPSPNPSTERPDTEEKKSRPRATLIKRKPEQKRVAPTPPRADERSAGAAPASPARSRPSRPAGGAGEDRRRIVVVKKQRRTVVVKRRPAAAAMAKPDAGQRAPQRTVADGEARKAGPSAPASAPSPAPRPDGGVRAARPPAAPPAAPPTGTRPAGSPPAGRAPGPVTGPPSPPARPSPPAPPSVPSPAPPRAAARPEGPSRPRQATPRDRPVRRGPAPDRPPLANRPGSGSDTPVRRTGGGRIGSTGRRLTSSADRIRATEQPLRPLSRASESDQPILDFRDRFPRRPSPRAGARPGTPSGRPGQRPPSDRGPRRPGAGGLRGGAPPRGRPATGRGGPRLTMPRSGGAPQGPPPDGRTGGKKFFRTRRRSSIGYNIGPEEHEEKLTLNRKKPVPVANPVPKEIDILEVITVSELARKLNLKASDLIAKLMAMGTMVTINQQIDSDTATLLAEEYGSKVNVVSLFDETVIEEDEDTPDLMQTRPPIVTIMGHVDHGKTKLLDAIRETNVADGEAGGITQHIGAYSVETPGGRIAFLDTPGHAAFTEMRARGAQLTDIVVLVVAADDGLMPQTVEAINHAKAAKVPIIVAVNKIDLPDARPERVRQQLSGHDLISEEWGGNTLFNEISALRGIGIDKLLENILLQAELLELKANYDARAVGRVVESAVDLGRGIVATVMIQKGTLRTGDSFVGGVFPGKVRAMFTDRGKRVGEAVPSLPVQIVGLTGLPDAGDPFQATDNEKTARQVGSKRQELKKAEEAQNVTKVTLDNLYEQISEGEVEELKLIIKGDVHGSVEALRSALERLSTREIKLTVIHSAAGAVNKDDVALASASNAIIIGFHIRATPNAQAMADQEKVEIRKYDIIYEVIDDIRAAMEGMLAPDIVEDTVGHVEVRELFRISRVGTIAGSYVQSGRVRRGALAQVTRDGRPLYRNRIVTLRRFKDDVREVETGFECGIRIEGFNDLKVGDILEVIEQRTVAKKLGEPATNGTASHAGRERRAQHVGAAAQKG, encoded by the coding sequence ATGAGCGACGAGAAGAATACGCCATCGCCCAATCCTTCCACTGAGCGCCCGGACACGGAAGAGAAGAAATCGCGCCCGCGCGCTACTCTGATCAAGCGCAAGCCGGAGCAGAAGAGAGTTGCGCCAACCCCGCCGCGCGCCGACGAGCGCTCCGCGGGAGCCGCCCCGGCGTCGCCGGCGCGGTCTCGGCCCAGCCGCCCCGCCGGCGGAGCAGGTGAGGACCGCCGCCGTATCGTGGTGGTCAAGAAGCAGCGCCGCACCGTGGTGGTGAAGCGCCGGCCGGCTGCAGCGGCGATGGCGAAGCCGGACGCGGGGCAACGCGCGCCGCAACGCACGGTTGCCGACGGCGAGGCCCGTAAGGCAGGGCCTTCCGCTCCGGCGAGTGCGCCGTCTCCCGCGCCGCGACCGGACGGTGGCGTGCGCGCTGCGCGGCCGCCTGCTGCGCCGCCAGCAGCGCCGCCAACCGGTACCCGTCCCGCAGGCTCACCGCCGGCGGGAAGGGCACCAGGGCCGGTCACCGGTCCACCTTCCCCACCTGCTCGGCCTTCGCCACCTGCTCCGCCTTCCGTACCTTCGCCGGCGCCGCCTCGTGCCGCCGCGCGGCCGGAAGGCCCGTCCCGTCCGCGGCAGGCGACCCCCAGGGACAGGCCGGTTCGGCGTGGCCCGGCCCCGGACCGACCTCCGTTGGCCAACCGGCCCGGCAGTGGATCCGATACCCCGGTGCGGCGTACCGGCGGCGGGCGAATCGGTTCCACCGGCCGCCGGCTGACCTCGTCCGCGGATCGAATCCGCGCCACCGAACAGCCGTTGCGGCCGTTGTCCCGCGCCAGCGAGAGCGATCAACCGATCCTCGACTTCCGTGATCGTTTTCCGCGCCGGCCATCGCCAAGGGCGGGCGCTCGCCCCGGTACGCCATCCGGCCGACCGGGCCAGCGGCCGCCGTCAGACCGCGGGCCGCGGCGTCCGGGAGCCGGCGGGTTGCGCGGCGGTGCGCCTCCTCGGGGCCGGCCTGCCACCGGCCGCGGTGGTCCGCGCCTGACCATGCCGCGCAGCGGCGGCGCGCCCCAGGGTCCGCCGCCGGATGGCCGCACCGGTGGCAAGAAGTTCTTCCGAACCAGGCGGCGCAGCAGTATCGGCTACAACATCGGTCCCGAAGAGCATGAGGAAAAGCTCACCCTCAACCGCAAGAAACCGGTTCCGGTCGCCAATCCGGTGCCCAAGGAGATCGACATCCTGGAGGTCATCACCGTCTCCGAACTGGCCCGCAAGCTCAATCTGAAGGCGTCCGACCTGATCGCCAAGCTGATGGCCATGGGCACCATGGTGACCATCAATCAGCAGATCGACTCCGACACCGCCACGTTGCTGGCGGAGGAATACGGTTCCAAGGTCAACGTCGTTTCGCTGTTTGACGAGACCGTCATCGAAGAAGATGAGGACACCCCCGATCTCATGCAGACGAGGCCCCCGATTGTCACCATCATGGGTCACGTCGATCATGGCAAGACGAAGCTGCTCGATGCGATTCGCGAGACCAATGTTGCCGATGGTGAGGCCGGCGGCATCACGCAGCATATCGGCGCCTATTCAGTTGAAACTCCCGGTGGGAGAATCGCTTTCCTCGACACGCCAGGACATGCGGCGTTCACCGAGATGCGGGCGCGCGGCGCCCAGCTCACCGACATCGTGGTGCTGGTGGTGGCCGCGGATGACGGGCTCATGCCGCAAACGGTGGAGGCGATAAACCACGCCAAGGCAGCCAAGGTTCCGATCATCGTTGCCGTCAACAAGATCGATCTTCCCGATGCCAGACCGGAACGCGTGCGCCAGCAGTTGTCCGGCCATGATCTGATCTCGGAAGAGTGGGGCGGCAATACACTGTTCAACGAGATTTCCGCGCTGCGCGGCATCGGGATCGACAAGTTGTTGGAGAACATCCTGTTGCAAGCCGAGCTGCTGGAGCTCAAGGCGAACTACGACGCCCGCGCGGTGGGCCGGGTGGTGGAGTCCGCGGTGGACCTTGGACGCGGCATCGTAGCGACGGTGATGATCCAGAAGGGCACCCTGCGCACTGGAGACTCGTTCGTCGGGGGAGTGTTCCCGGGCAAGGTGCGCGCCATGTTCACCGACCGCGGCAAGCGCGTCGGCGAGGCGGTACCGTCACTGCCGGTACAGATCGTCGGGCTGACCGGTTTGCCCGACGCCGGAGACCCGTTCCAGGCAACCGACAACGAAAAGACCGCTCGTCAGGTAGGCAGCAAGCGTCAGGAGTTGAAGAAGGCCGAAGAAGCTCAGAATGTGACCAAGGTCACCCTCGACAACCTCTACGAGCAGATCAGCGAAGGCGAGGTGGAGGAGTTGAAGCTGATCATCAAGGGCGACGTGCACGGTTCGGTCGAGGCGCTGCGCAGTGCCCTCGAGCGGCTCAGCACCCGGGAGATCAAGCTCACCGTAATCCACTCGGCCGCCGGCGCCGTCAACAAGGACGACGTGGCGCTGGCGTCCGCTTCCAACGCGATCATCATTGGATTCCACATCCGGGCCACCCCCAACGCGCAGGCGATGGCCGACCAGGAGAAGGTGGAGATTCGCAAGTACGATATCATCTACGAGGTGATCGACGACATCCGCGCCGCCATGGAAGGCATGCTCGCCCCCGACATCGTGGAGGACACCGTGGGCCACGTCGAGGTGCGCGAACTGTTCCGCATTTCCCGCGTCGGCACCATTGCCGGCAGCTACGTACAGTCCGGCCGGGTGAGACGCGGCGCTCTGGCGCAGGTGACCCGCGACGGACGGCCCTTGTATCGCAACCGCATCGTCACCCTGCGTCGCTTCAAGGACGATGTCCGCGAGGTGGAAACGGGATTCGAGTGCGGCATTCGCATCGAAGGGTTCAATGACCTCAAGGTAGGGGACATTCTCGAGGTGATCGAACAGCGTACGGTGGCAAAGAAACTTGGCGAGCCCGCCACCAACGGAACGGCAAGCCACGCGGGCCGGGAACGGCGCGCCCAACATGTCGGAGCTGCGGCTCAGAAGGGTTGA
- the rbfA gene encoding 30S ribosome-binding factor RbfA translates to MSELRLRRVESFLAAEISSLISSKALKDPRVESLVTVAGVRVAKDLTSARVYVSYFGEEAVLDNTVAALNHAAGFLQARIGRKLRMRHTPKLRFIADTSISDGFRVTQQIREVNG, encoded by the coding sequence ATGTCGGAGCTGCGGCTCAGAAGGGTTGAGAGCTTTCTCGCCGCCGAGATAAGCAGTCTCATCAGCAGCAAGGCTCTCAAGGATCCGCGTGTCGAGTCGCTGGTTACCGTCGCCGGGGTGCGTGTTGCCAAGGACCTCACCTCGGCGCGCGTCTACGTCTCCTACTTCGGCGAGGAAGCGGTGCTCGACAACACCGTGGCGGCCTTGAATCACGCGGCGGGATTTCTGCAGGCGCGCATCGGCCGCAAACTGCGCATGCGCCACACGCCGAAGCTGCGCTTCATCGCCGACACCTCCATTTCCGATGGGTTCCGCGTTACTCAACAGATCAGGGAAGTCAACGGTTGA